The Hyla sarda isolate aHylSar1 chromosome 2, aHylSar1.hap1, whole genome shotgun sequence genome includes the window ACTGGATATAGTTCCATATGGCCCTACGCAACTTTGAAGTGTCTACTTCATGGTGGGAAGCAATAGTATGATATGTCAAGTTATAGGCTACTTGAAACTTGTCATCCAGTAGTTGACCAACCTCTGGATATAATCTATGCAATAGCGAGTATCCATGGTCTTCCCATGTATAATCCTAAAAAGGAAATTCAATTCTAGTGTTAGCACAGAAAAAAAGACAGCCTTTAATCACATGTGATCACAAAATTTGAAACAAAAGATGTCGGAAGTGTTTTAGGCTGAAACAATAAAACATACTTCTAAATATTTTCTATTTACTATTGTCAGAAGGAGTAATAGAGGAGGACTTACATGAGCACGGAATGTAGGAGGGGTCTGCTCTCCTCTTCTACTAAAGTCAATGTAGCCAAAATCTGGATCATCCAGGAAACGGAGAATACTTGGGGAGTAGACAGAATGATCTGCGTCACCTGTTAAGtacaattattttatatttagaGTTCACATGCACAgctctataaagttttttttaattttatttatcaaACTACCTACCATTGGAGGTAACCATTACACATTCTCTCTTCTCCTGTTCAAATCTTGTCTCCATCTCTTCTTGACTTGCCTCATGCTCTTCCTGATCCAGCTTCTTCATCTCTGCCAGAACACGTTCTGCTTCTCGTGGAGGACTAGTTCcctgtgtacaaaaaaaaaaaaaaaaagtgtgaatcagccaagtttcataaaaccactgttGCACTGCATACCTGCATCCCCATTTGAGGGGGAAGGGGAAAAGATAATGCCATGCAAGTCTCTACACTAACTTTTGGTGCTCTAAGATGACCCATTACAACCCCTCCATCCCACAACCCTCTCTGCTAGCCAGCCAGCACCCTGCTTTATACTAATAAGGGCCAACAACCACAAAACAGCTGTCAACAAATGGGTAGAATTTAAATACTCTGGGGATAAGCCAAGCCAGAATCTCCCAAATGTTCAAAAGATTTTAAAGCATCCAAACATTGACTCAATGATGTAATTTCCTATACACATGAATAAAGAAGTTGCCTTCTGCAGTGCAGCTTTTCATGGCGCATAGTTTTTACCAGTGCGACATGAATGGCCTATAAGTCTCCATACATCTTTTTGTGCTCTTCTCAAGAACAATTATCCTACAAGTCTAGAATTATTTAGTCCTACTCAgtctcatatcaactggctccagaaagttaaacagatttgtaaattacttctatataaaaaagtcttaatccttccagtacttagctgctgtatgctccagaggaagctcttttcttattTAATTAAGTTACCTTATAtcccagcgtataagacgacttattaaccccaaattttcttctgaagagTCGGGGGTCGTcctatacgccgggtattggggtccggcataggaatacttatgattatcttcccggctgctgtgtgcggctgcaggcgggggccggccagagcatgtacaaactaataactgtacagtatacttaaaaaccagggtgcctccagctgttgtgaaactacaactcccagcatgcccggacaggcaaaggctgtccgggcatgctggtagttgtagtttcacaacagctggaggcaccctggtttttagtatacattaatttgtttttacatgctctggccggccccagcctgcagccgcacacagaagCCGGGAAGAtcatcataagtattcctatgccggacatccctgtgtccggaAAAATGTCCGcaggtcactaaccattccccgaccgccatgcgtcctcctccggtcctcctgcgcttctccacctctctatggttgtacgcacgcggcgatcattgacgtcccgtgcgtacaaccatagaggcgcaggaggaagagcgctggccggggcctggtgagtgaccggcggcgtgTCATTTTCAGTGTTCCgatcactgctcctccggtcccgggactgctgctatggtccataggccatagcagtagattgtgaccccgggccggaggcgcggtgaccggaacactgtggggggcagtacacagagatacagcctccagccatacactctatatggctggaagttgtatgtctgtggggggagctgccgacctaatgtgggagaactgtctacaattgtgggggaacatgctgcctaatgtggggaactatactgcctacttaatattggggggggaactacaaggtactgtacatcgcggtaggaggggtagtcttatacggcaagtatatcccaaactctattttaactgtaaaagttgggggtcgtcttatacgccctgtcttatacgccggcatatacggtaatttcttttcagtctgaccacagtgctctctgccgatatgttaggaactgaccagagtaggagcaaatcctcctagcaaacctctcctgctccagacagaagCGTCAGCAGAAATCACTATGgtcagatcctttggataggggataagatgtgtaagcaccggagaacccctttaattaaagttatatttttatagttaagacctttacgcatgtggtgataccacatttatgtttatttttgtttacattttttatgggcaaaggggaggggttaaaatcACAACACTTTaacaccataggggactattacatgcaatcttctgattgcatacactgttcaatgctatgccatattgatcattgttatcggcgctctgctgctccagcctgctgagcagacatggagcagcagatcaccgatcggacggtgaggaggcaggtaggctcCTCTATGCTGTTTggaatgctgcgatttcaccgtggcagtcctgaacagccagactgagctgccgggaatggttttactttcactttagatgtgctGATCCACTTTGATCGCCGCGCCTAAGGGGTTATTGACACGAGTCCCCAaaaatcggtgatgtctggcattagacactGGCCCTGGCAGCTGTTAACTACCAGGACCAGCTATGACTCGCTCGTGAGCCTGTGACATAgcagggcgtacaagtacgctGTGCATTTTTCCGCAAAGATttgcaccttctctttattctgtaggtccatacaattaaaatgataccctacttatatataggtttgattttgtatttcttctggaaaaaaaatcataactacatgcatgtatatgtttaaaaatgtcctcttctgacccctataactttcttattttatcggataatgtatgagggctcatttttttgcaccgtaacctcaagtttttataggtaccattttgtcgtattcattttttatggtataaaaagtcaccaaaaatacactattttggactctaGAATTTTTTTACCTGTACGCCGTGCAGTGTAATTatctatatattttaatagttttgacatttacgcatgcagcaataccacatttattttatttagagttttttatgggaaaagggagggggggtgattcaaacttttattagataaggggttaaatcattaacttttttgcaatgttatagcccccccccccccccatagtttaCTATTACATAGCATTGGTCAGTGTGGgcaatgccatagcatagatcagtgtttatgACActtaactgctcctgcctggatctcaggcacggagcagtgaatagacgatcggacaatgaggaggcaggtagggaccttcctCATGTCCATACAGCTGATGAGGACACTGGTTTCAACGCGGTGGTGCCGATTAGCATGACTGAGCTGAtggaaatgtttttgttttgtttttttaactttagacatggcgataaactttgtccagtattagccacgggtatTAGCCAGACCCGATaagaccccacgttatatcacgggagcagggcgtacaggtacaccctgcgtccccaaAAGGTTAAGGCCAGAATGGGCCCTACCCTCTTTTCAGTTTACATTCTGGAATAGGTTTAAGTTTTTCCCGAACACACCATTCACTTTGTAAATCCTCTTCATGTCACATTTAAAAGCTCCCTGGAAGTTTATTGTGCTTTATAAGTAAATACAACATGTAAGCAAATGGCTTAGACTACTTACCTCACTAACTGAGATATCAGGGGAAGGAGGGCGCTGACTGCCCTCTATTCCTTCTGGAGGGTAGATGCCACTACCCAGAATGAAAGAAGAAAGTGCATGAAAGTGGGTGAGCAGGACAATCGCATGGATCAactctgcaagagaccaggcatAGCCAGCTGGAGACTTAAGAAGGgactagaagaaaaaaataaattatttcaaCATTGTTATCTTGGACAATTCTCCCAATAGGAGAAGACAATCAAAACTGCCAACAATACAAGTCAAGAAATCGGACTTTACTAATACCAAACTAAAATCTCCTACTATAGATTTCTATGGGTGTAATTCAAATGTAACCAGCGTAGAAATAGTCAATAATGTGGTAATAATGAGTAATAGGATCAGTCAAAACTAAAGCCTAAAGTTAAGTCTAATGTAATGTAACAACCTGTACCACCCAGCACATCCACTCACCTCGATGTGTTCTTTTGTTATCAGCCATGGTCTGTGAGCAAGATACTTATTTATATCATTTAGTCTGCGCAGCTTGAAAGGTGCGCAATTCAGACCTTCCAACCAATGAGGATCACCACCACTTTGAAGAAAGCAGGATGTATGAAGTGTAACCAAATACAAACACTTGTGTCTTGCAGATGCCTGGAACAAAGTAAGTGCTATTAGAACATTATGGTAATACAGAAAAAGACAAACAGTCTGTACAATGATAGCTCACTTTATCACAGGGGCACATCACAACCCAAAGggaaattgcaaaaataaaatgttctaaGTCTCAAAACACTTCCATTTTGTTTTCTTAGTATAGAGCATGTGAAACCGGTGGTGTTCAGACTTTAGTTTAGAAGGCTCTGCTACACCAATTTCCCCTTACAGCCATTTCCTACTGAGGATAAAAACCATGAAGGGTCCTCTTATCTGCTGCATT containing:
- the SESN2 gene encoding sestrin-2; translation: MVAGSHCTCSRVREDRYHGCQLCCARRIMKDSGDPIRPRDTRGPSAYIPVSQLPGPILSDNIAAVMGLHPEYLRVFWKTQHQLMRMDGALSLQERHYLAIMASARHKCLYLVTLHTSCFLQSGGDPHWLEGLNCAPFKLRRLNDINKYLAHRPWLITKEHIESLLKSPAGYAWSLAELIHAIVLLTHFHALSSFILGSGIYPPEGIEGSQRPPSPDISVSEGTSPPREAERVLAEMKKLDQEEHEASQEEMETRFEQEKRECVMVTSNGDADHSVYSPSILRFLDDPDFGYIDFSRRGEQTPPTFRAHDYTWEDHGYSLLHRLYPEVGQLLDDKFQVAYNLTYHTIASHHEVDTSKLRRAIWNYIQCIYGIRYDDYDYGEVNQLLERSLKVYMKTVTCHPERMTRQLYIDFWRQFKHSEKVHLNLLLLEARFQAALLYGLRAITRYMT